From the genome of Ziziphus jujuba cultivar Dongzao chromosome 6, ASM3175591v1, one region includes:
- the LOC132804158 gene encoding uncharacterized protein LOC132804158 — protein MVELKKMGVLMHMHPLGVLMASFQVRPVLVDRIVETQMEDPKLRTIKGKVQEGLDPEFSIRRDGALVYKGRLCVPDIPGLKKEILEEAHSSMYAMHPGSTKMYRTLVKYYWWIGMKREVADFVLKCLICQQVRAERQKPSGLLQPLPIPVWKWEELNMDFVFKLPSTPRRYDGIWVIIDRLTKSAHFLPVRERFSPEKLAQLFMQRIVSLHGVPLAIVSDRDPRFTSRLWRKLADALGARLNYSTAFHPQSDGQAERTIQTLEDMLRSCIMQFRGSWDEQLPLIEFCPPAYREARRREFEELRQGNMTVTEYERRFRELSEFYMHLIPDDHTKKVRFIDGLKESISYTLSGSVHPTYQSARDAALELERQEEIHRPARRRSFEGSYSGVPRQGAAKKSHSSGSDSDGLSPRGRFQRRDSYRMPQPARHSISVDASSYQQSRIGSPRICPLCRGNHSGQCQMDGLCFRCGQPGHIRRDCPYGSSSVLEAGRRTQHTGIFPGQSSQGSQPVGVSSGSVQPSAGSSRGRGRRPQQTSQGRVFAMTQQGARTTPDDFTDQGMETDLILLDLSGLEVVLGMDWLARNHLVEEATWEPEAQMREQYPYLFQ, from the coding sequence atggtggagttgaagaagatgggggtgttaatgcatatgcatcctttaggagttctcatggctagcttccaggtacgaccggtgttggtggatcgtatagtagagacccaaatggaagatcctaagttgaggacaattaagggcaaggtacaagaaggtcttgatccggaattttccataaggagggatggagccctcgtgtataaaggacgactttgtgttccggatattccaggactcaagaaggagattttagaggaggcgcatagctcgatgtatgcgatgcatccgggaagtaccaagatgtaccggacgcttgttaagtattattggtggattggtatgaagagagaagtggcagacttcgtattaaagtgtttgatttgtcaacaagtgagagcagaaagacagaagccttcgggactactccaacctttaccgattcccgtgtggaagtgggaagaactcaacatggacttcgtattcaagcttccttccacacctagaaggtacgacggcatttgggtaatcattgatcgtctcaccaagtcggcacacttcctaccggtacgagaacgtttttcgcccgagaagttagcccagttgttcatgcagcgcattgtaagtcttcatggagtaccgttagccatcgtctccgatcgagatccgcgctttacttcacgactatggcggaagttggctgatgcactaggagcaagacttaactacagcaccgcttttcacccacaatctgatggacaagcagagcgcacaatccagacattagaagacatgctaaggtcttgcattatgcagtttcgtggtagctgggatgaacaactgccattgatagagttttgtcctcctgcgtaccgtgaggcgagaaggagagagttcgaagaactacgacaggggaacatgacagtgacagagtacgagaggagattccgagaactatcagaattctacatgcacctaattcccgacgatcacacgaagaaggtgaggttcatagacggattgaaagagagcatcagctacaccctttctggatcagtacatcccacctatcagtccgccagggatgcagcgctcgagctagagagacaggaggagatacacagacccgcgaggcgcagatcattcgaaggttcgtatagcggagtacctcgacagggggcagctaagaagagccatagctcaggctcagacagtgatgggttaagcccacgaggcagattccagaggagagatagttatcgcatgccccagccagctcgccattcgatcagtgtggatgcaagctcgtatcagcagtcacgcattggttctccgcggatttgtccactttgtagggggaatcattctgggcagtgtcagatggatggtttatgctttcggtgtgggcagccaggccacataaggagggattgcccttatggtagcagcagtgtgctagaagcaggtcgacggacacagcatacggggatatttccaggacagagttcccaggggagtcagccagtaggagtttcttcgggatcagtacagccgtctgcaggatcgagtcgaggtagaggaaggagaccccagcagacaagtcaaggccgggtgtttgctatgacgcagcagggagccaggactacgcccgacgatttcacagatcaagggatggaaacagacctgatcctgttggatctatccggacttgaagtagtgttgggcatggattggttggcaaggaaccacttggtcgaggaagcaacgtgggaacccgaagcacagatgcgtgagcagtacccgtatctgttccagtga